A region of Nitrospiraceae bacterium DNA encodes the following proteins:
- a CDS encoding HipA N-terminal domain-containing protein — protein sequence MNERRVGALTLLPDGRIVFSFEASYTDDPQRPVLSQSYFSAEGDLLTSPKTYSGKAPPFFSNLLPEGQPCPKINP from the coding sequence TTGAATGAACGTCGCGTCGGGGCTTTAACCCTGCTCCCCGACGGCAGGATAGTCTTTTCCTTTGAAGCATCCTACACCGACGATCCCCAACGCCCGGTATTAAGCCAATCGTATTTTTCCGCAGAGGGCGACTTGCTGACCTCTCCCAAAACGTATAGCGGAAAAGCACCGCCATTTTTTTCCAACCTCTTGCCGGAAGGACAACCATGCCCCAAGATTAACCCCTAG